Part of the Mycolicibacterium thermoresistibile genome, GTGAGAATCCTGGAACTCGGGGCGGTGATGCTGGCGGTCACCGGGCTGCAGGTGCTCTGCGCGGTCGGGGCGGTCTACTTCGGCTCGCGCGCCGGCATGGGGTTCGGCCGGGATCTGCGCGGGGCGATCTTCCACCACGTCGTGGGGTTCTCCGCCGAACAGACCGCGCGCTTCGGCGCGCCGTCGCTGCTGACCCGCACCACCAACGACGTGCAGCAGATCCAACTGCTGGTGCAGATGACCTGCACGGTTCTGGTGACCGCGCCGATCATGTGTGTCGGCGGGATCGCGATGGCGATCCACCTCGACGCCGGGCTGTCCTGGCTGCTGCTGATCAGCGTGCCGGTGCTGGCGCTGGCCAACTACTGGATCGTGTCGCACCTGATGCCGATCTTCCGCCGCATGCAGCAGTTGATCGACAACATCAACCGGGTGCTGCGCGAACAGCTGTCCGGAGTCCGGGTGATCCGGGCGTTCACCCGCGAACCCGTCGAGAGGGTCCGGTTCGAAGCGGCCAACCGGGCACTGGCCGACGCCTCGCTCGCGGCGGGCCGCTGGCAGGCGCTGATGCTGCCGGCGACCACCCTGGTCATCAACGTGTCCAGTGTGGCGTTGGTGTGGTTCGGCGGCCTGCGCATCGACGCCGGCCAGATGCAGGTCGGGGTGCTGATCGCGTTCCTGTCGTACTTCATGCAGATCCTGATGGCCGTGGTGATGGCCACCTTCATGCTGATGATCTTCCCGCGCGCCTCGGTGTGCGCCGAACGGATCACCGAGGTGCTCGACACCCCGCCGGCGATCGTGGTCCCGCCGCAGCCCGCCCGACCGGACGCCATCGCCGGAACGGTGCAGTTCGACGCGGCGACGTTCAGTTATCCGGGAGCGGATCGCCCGGTGCTGCAGGACATCTCACTGACCGCGACACCGGGAACGACCACCGCGATCGTCGGGTCCACCGGGTCGGGGAAGTCGACACTGCTGTCGCTGATCTGCCGGCTCTACGATGTGACCGCCGGCGCGGTGCGGGTCGACGGGATCGACGTCCGCGACTACGACATCGAACGGCTGTGGCAGGCGATCGGGCTGGTGCCGCAGCGGGGCTACCTGTTCTCCGGCACGGTGGCCGACAACCTGCGCTTCGGCAAGGCCGACGCGACCGAGGACGAGATGTGGCAGGCGTTGGAGGTGGCGGCCGCCGACGGTTTCATCCGCGCCCATCCGGACAGGCTGGCGATGCCGGTCGCCCAGGGCGGTGTCAACTTCTCGGGCGGGCAGCGGCAGCGGTTGGCGATCGCGCGGGCCGTCATCCGCCGGCCGGCGATCTACCTGTTCGACGACTCGTTCTCGGCGCTGGACGTCCACACCGACGCCCGGGTGCGCGCCGCACTGCGCACCGTGGCCGCCGACTCGACGGTGATCATGGTGTCGCAACGGATCTCGACGGCGGCCCAGGCCGATCAGGTGGTCGTCATCGAGGACGGGACGGTGGTCGGGATCGGAACCCACGAGTCGCTGTCGAGGAGCTGCCCGACCTATGCCGAGTTCGCCGAATCACAGACGTTGACCGGGGCGCAACCGTGACCGGGCCGATGAACCGCCCGCTGCGCGGGGTGGTACAGGCCCCGACCGAACGGTCAAGCGACTTCACCGGAACCGCGCTGCGGCTGGTCAGACGTCTTGCTCCGCAACGAGGCCCGGCGCTGCTGGTCGTGCTGCTGGGCATCGGAGGCATCGCGATCGGGGTGATCGGCCCCCGGATCCTCGGCCACGCCACCGATCTGCTGTTCAACGGGGTGATCGGGCGGCAGCTGCCCGCCGGGATCACCAAGGAGCAGGCGGTCGAGGCGGCGCGCGCCCGTGGCGACTCCACCTTCGCCGACATGGTGTCCGCGATGGACGTGGTGCCCGGTCAGGGCGTGGACTTCGGCGCGGTCGCCCGCACCCTGCTGGTGGCGCTGGGTTTGTATCTGCTCGCCGCGGTGCTGGTCTGGCTGCAGTTCCGGGTCCTCAACGTCACGGTGCAGCGCACCATCATGACGCTGCGTGCCGAGGTCGAGGACAAGGTGCACCGTCTCCCGCTGTCCTACTTCGACTCCCGGCGGCGTGGTGAGGTGCTCAGCCGGGTCACCAACGACGTGGACAACATCGCCACGTCGTTGTCGATGACGATCAGCCAACTGCTCACGTCGTTGCTGACGTTGGTCGCGGTGCTGGTGATGATGGTGACCATCTCACCGTTGCTGGCGCTGATCACCGTGCTCACCGTCCCCCTGTCGTTGTGGGCGACCCGGACGATCGCCCGCCGCTCACAACGGATGTTCGTCGCGCAGTGGCGCAACACCGGCCGGCTCAACGCCCACATCGAGGAGACCTACAGCGGTTTCACCGTCGTCAAGACCTACGGCCACCGCGCCCACGCCGAGGATCAGTTCCGGGCCCTCAACGCCGAGGTGTACCGGTCCGGTTTCGGCGCCCAGTTCTTCTCCGGTCTGGTCGGTCCCGTCACCGGATTCATCGGCAACCTGAGCTTCGTCGCGGTCGCGGTGGTGGGCGGGCTGCAGGTGGCCACCGGCCAGGTCACCCTGGGCAGCATCCAGGCGTTCATCCAGTACGTGCGCCAGTTCAATCAGCCGCTGACCCAGGTCGCCGGCATGTACAACACGCTGCAGTCCGGGGTGGCCAGCGCCGAGCGGGTGTTCGAACTGCTCGACGCCGACGAGGAGTCGGCGGAGCCCGACGTCGAGCTGCCCGCCGGACCGGGCCGGGTGGAGTTCGACCGGGTGAGCTTCGGCTACCGGCCCGACCGGCCGGTGATCCACGATCTGTCGCTGGTCGCCGAACCGGGCAGCACGGTGGCGATCGTGGGGCCCACCGGCGCGGGCAAGACCACGCTGGTGAATCTGCTGATGCGGTTCTACGAGGTCGATTCCGGTCGCATCCTGATCGACGGGACCGACATCTCGACGGTGAGCCGCCGGTCGCTGCGGTCCCGGATCGGGATGGTGCTGCAGGACACCTGGTTGTTCGGCGGGACGATCTACGACAACATCGCCTATGGCCGGCCGGACGCCACCGAGGAGGAGGTGCTGGCCGCTGCCCGCGCCGCCTACGTCGACCGGTTCGTGCACACCCTGCCCGACGGCTACGCGACCCGGATCAGCGACGACGGTGGGGCCATCAGCGCCGGCGAGAAGCAGCTCATCACCATCGCGCGGGCGTTCCTGGCCCGCCCGCAACTGTTGATCCTCGATGAGGCGA contains:
- a CDS encoding ABC transporter ATP-binding protein encodes the protein MLWALLRRFLRPYRWLLVVVAVLQVVSTLAALYLPTVNAAIIDDGVARGDTVRILELGAVMLAVTGLQVLCAVGAVYFGSRAGMGFGRDLRGAIFHHVVGFSAEQTARFGAPSLLTRTTNDVQQIQLLVQMTCTVLVTAPIMCVGGIAMAIHLDAGLSWLLLISVPVLALANYWIVSHLMPIFRRMQQLIDNINRVLREQLSGVRVIRAFTREPVERVRFEAANRALADASLAAGRWQALMLPATTLVINVSSVALVWFGGLRIDAGQMQVGVLIAFLSYFMQILMAVVMATFMLMIFPRASVCAERITEVLDTPPAIVVPPQPARPDAIAGTVQFDAATFSYPGADRPVLQDISLTATPGTTTAIVGSTGSGKSTLLSLICRLYDVTAGAVRVDGIDVRDYDIERLWQAIGLVPQRGYLFSGTVADNLRFGKADATEDEMWQALEVAAADGFIRAHPDRLAMPVAQGGVNFSGGQRQRLAIARAVIRRPAIYLFDDSFSALDVHTDARVRAALRTVAADSTVIMVSQRISTAAQADQVVVIEDGTVVGIGTHESLSRSCPTYAEFAESQTLTGAQP
- a CDS encoding ABC transporter ATP-binding protein codes for the protein MNRPLRGVVQAPTERSSDFTGTALRLVRRLAPQRGPALLVVLLGIGGIAIGVIGPRILGHATDLLFNGVIGRQLPAGITKEQAVEAARARGDSTFADMVSAMDVVPGQGVDFGAVARTLLVALGLYLLAAVLVWLQFRVLNVTVQRTIMTLRAEVEDKVHRLPLSYFDSRRRGEVLSRVTNDVDNIATSLSMTISQLLTSLLTLVAVLVMMVTISPLLALITVLTVPLSLWATRTIARRSQRMFVAQWRNTGRLNAHIEETYSGFTVVKTYGHRAHAEDQFRALNAEVYRSGFGAQFFSGLVGPVTGFIGNLSFVAVAVVGGLQVATGQVTLGSIQAFIQYVRQFNQPLTQVAGMYNTLQSGVASAERVFELLDADEESAEPDVELPAGPGRVEFDRVSFGYRPDRPVIHDLSLVAEPGSTVAIVGPTGAGKTTLVNLLMRFYEVDSGRILIDGTDISTVSRRSLRSRIGMVLQDTWLFGGTIYDNIAYGRPDATEEEVLAAARAAYVDRFVHTLPDGYATRISDDGGAISAGEKQLITIARAFLARPQLLILDEATSSVDTRTEVLIQHAMTELRRDRTSFIIAHRLSTVRDADLILVLEEGRIVERGSHDELMARRGEYWAMTQA